In one window of Rathayibacter caricis DSM 15933 DNA:
- a CDS encoding CPBP family intramembrane glutamic endopeptidase: MAHSVQDLNSGWRVRVEILLVLGLSLGASAIYSVVSITNRLTRGVALSEQTATLNGALSDRPVFDLIYQLLALFFDLVPVALCAFLLWQSSGRPLGRLGLDLRHPLRDLGTGTVLAIAIGAPGIALYAVGRALGVTVAVVASPLDAYWWTVPVLILSAIRAGIQEEVIVVGYLFARLGDLGWGRWRILFASALLRGSYHLYQGIGPFLGNVIMGVVFGLFYQRFGRTLPLVIAHSIIDIVSFVGYPLAVALWPELFAAPEPAS, from the coding sequence ATGGCGCACAGCGTGCAAGATTTGAACAGCGGTTGGCGCGTTCGGGTCGAGATCCTGCTCGTCCTGGGGCTGTCGCTCGGCGCCTCCGCGATCTACTCCGTCGTCTCGATCACGAATCGGCTCACGCGCGGCGTCGCGCTGTCGGAGCAGACGGCGACGCTGAACGGAGCACTCAGCGACCGCCCGGTGTTCGACCTGATCTACCAGCTGCTGGCGCTGTTCTTCGACCTGGTGCCGGTGGCTCTCTGCGCGTTCCTGCTCTGGCAGAGCTCCGGGCGGCCGCTCGGGCGGCTGGGACTGGATCTGCGGCATCCGCTGCGCGATCTCGGCACCGGGACCGTGCTCGCGATCGCGATCGGCGCCCCCGGGATCGCGCTGTACGCGGTCGGACGGGCCCTGGGCGTGACGGTGGCGGTCGTCGCGTCTCCGCTGGACGCGTACTGGTGGACCGTCCCCGTGCTGATCCTCTCGGCGATCCGAGCGGGGATCCAGGAGGAGGTGATCGTGGTCGGCTACCTCTTCGCGCGGCTGGGCGACCTCGGCTGGGGACGGTGGCGGATCCTGTTCGCCAGCGCGCTGCTCCGGGGCAGCTACCACCTCTACCAGGGCATCGGGCCGTTCCTCGGCAACGTGATCATGGGCGTGGTGTTCGGACTGTTCTACCAGCGGTTCGGACGGACGCTGCCCCTGGTGATCGCGCACTCGATCATCGACATCGTGTCGTTCGTGGGGTACCCGCTGGCGGTGGCGCTCTGGCCGGAGCTGTTCGCGGCGCCGGAGCCCGCTTCCTAG